Part of the Anaerolineae bacterium genome is shown below.
AGAGAAGTTGCTCGAGGAAGCCGCTGCGGCCCAGGCCAAGTTCCAGGCCAACCCCAAGACCACTCAGGTGGGGTGATGGGGCGTCGAGCAAGGAGAATCCTGTGAAAGAGTTGGTGGAATACATCGCCCGTTCGCTGGTGGATGACCCCACCGAGGTCTCGGTGCGCAAGGTCCAGCGCGGCAACCTGCTGGTCCTGGAGTTGCAGGTGGCGCAGGAGGACATGGGCCGCGTGATCGGGAAGAAAGGTCGGGTGGCCAACGCCATGCGCACTTTGCTGGAGATCGCCGCAGCGCGCAGTGGCAAACGGGTTCGCTTAGAGGTGGTGGAGCCCCAATGAGTCTTCGGAGAACGCAACGCGTGGCTCGTTCGTATCGTTTACCGTCTAACGCAGGCTCGCCCCAGGGCGAGCCTTTGTATTTGGCGGTGGGAAAACTGCGTCGCCCCCACGGCATCCGGGGGGAGATGGTGATGGAAGTGCTTACGGACTTCCCCGAGCGTTTCCGGGCAGGCGCCGTGGTGTATGTCGGCCCCCGGCGGGTGCCGCTGACCATCCGCTCGGTGCGCCCCCATCGGGATTTGCTCCTGGTGGCCTTTGAGGGGTATGAAGACCGCAATCAGGTGGAGGCGTTGCGCAACATGCTGGTCGCCGTGCCCGCCGAGGAGGCCCCTCCGGCGGATGAGGGGGAGGTGTATCTCCACCAGTTGTTGGGTCTGCGGGTGGTCACCGATGAGGGCGTGGCCCTGGGGCGCCTGGTGGAGATTCTGGAAACCGGGGCCAACGATGTGTATATCGTCGAGCCTGAAGAAGGCGGAGCGGAGATCCTGCTCCCGGCCATTGACGAAGTGGTGTTGCGCATCGACC
Proteins encoded:
- a CDS encoding KH domain-containing protein, with product MKELVEYIARSLVDDPTEVSVRKVQRGNLLVLELQVAQEDMGRVIGKKGRVANAMRTLLEIAAARSGKRVRLEVVEPQ
- the rimM gene encoding 16S rRNA processing protein RimM; translation: MSLRRTQRVARSYRLPSNAGSPQGEPLYLAVGKLRRPHGIRGEMVMEVLTDFPERFRAGAVVYVGPRRVPLTIRSVRPHRDLLLVAFEGYEDRNQVEALRNMLVAVPAEEAPPADEGEVYLHQLLGLRVVTDEGVALGRLVEILETGANDVYIVEPEEGGAEILLPAIDEVVLRIDLERGEMTVHLLEGLLE